Proteins encoded by one window of Bauldia sp.:
- a CDS encoding ParB/Srx family N-terminal domain-containing protein, with amino-acid sequence MKRAERKKHTRRVPKPAKKQPEGGSISGEAASRALAIAADLSKTVGASAIEFVPITAIRPNPRNARRHTSDQIERLAASIGAFGFIGALIIDDANELLAGHARLKALKLLGYEVVPCIRTTNLTKEAKEAFAIADNQLALLATWDDPLLKDILSELSTKDLEFELEATGFDTVELDLRTGPEPDPYARSGDADGFSTDPDDLLTEPTDDEPAVSRLGDIWLAKDHRILCGDALDPKSYRALLLDSAPAIQMVTETWQR; translated from the coding sequence ATGAAGCGCGCAGAACGAAAGAAGCACACCCGACGTGTCCCAAAGCCGGCGAAAAAGCAGCCCGAGGGCGGATCGATTTCCGGAGAGGCCGCCAGCCGGGCGCTGGCGATTGCGGCCGACCTAAGCAAAACGGTCGGCGCATCGGCGATTGAGTTCGTGCCAATCACCGCGATCCGACCGAACCCGCGGAATGCCCGGCGGCACACGAGCGACCAGATCGAAAGGCTGGCCGCCAGCATTGGCGCCTTCGGTTTCATTGGTGCCCTCATTATCGATGACGCCAACGAGTTGCTGGCTGGCCACGCTCGTTTGAAAGCGCTGAAATTGCTCGGCTATGAGGTCGTTCCTTGCATCCGGACTACCAATCTCACGAAGGAAGCCAAAGAGGCCTTCGCAATCGCCGACAACCAGTTGGCCCTGCTAGCGACATGGGATGATCCGCTTCTCAAGGACATTCTCTCCGAGCTCTCCACCAAAGACCTCGAATTCGAACTCGAGGCCACGGGTTTCGACACGGTAGAGTTGGACCTGCGCACTGGTCCGGAGCCGGACCCGTACGCCCGGAGCGGCGACGCCGACGGCTTCTCGACCGACCCCGATGACCTGCTGACAGAGCCGACGGATGATGAACCGGCGGTCTCGCGACTCGGCGACATCTGGCTTGCCAAAGATCATCGCATTCTGTGCGGGGATGCGCTCGATCCCAAGAGCTACCGCGCACTGCTCTTGGATAGCGCGCCCGCTATCCAGATGGTGACCGAGACGTGGCAGAGATGA